The Juglans regia cultivar Chandler chromosome 11, Walnut 2.0, whole genome shotgun sequence genome contains the following window.
tttaataaagctTACTCATGTGAAAGAACAAGCTGGAGCTAgggaatatattttaattcacaaCCACCGTTAGATcatttagatttagatttagatttagatttaattatatgtgtACAAAGTAATTAATATTGTCCACCCAAATTTATCTGTTTTCTCCTTCTTTCTCATCATCatctcttctttgttttttttcttttttaattggtTCTATCTCTATACATCTTTTAAATTCCTGATAGTTTTCACTTTTCatcatgatttttcatgctTATATCATGATTGGAAAAACAAATATGagcaaaagaataaaattaagtattaaaTGACTTATAAATACAATAAGCTATATATAGTGAAAATGGTTAATTTCTATTCAAAGTTCCCATGATTGCACTACACGAGTATTTGCAACTTCTTCTCGAAACTGGCAATTACAAGAAAAACCTTGGGACCTATATAGCTATCGAGAAATATATATTCTAgccatgattatataaaaataatcttacaaattgatgtgatttaatatgatttgatagattgtaaagttacttaaTTGTATTGTAAAACAGATATGATGGATCATATGAAGCCAaatcaatttatgaaattacttttatgtaatcattttgtGGCTATAGCACTCCTCATAGCTATATAGGCTTCAATTCAACTACGTCATGCACGTGTCCAGTAATTTTTATTAGAGAAGTGCTacaactacaaaaaaattttataaaataaattcatatggTTTCATgtcgttagatctactttataatctaacatattagTACTTCAAGACacattaattagtaatttgtAGATTTACCATGTACGTTTATGCAtgaatttatttgttgttaaagcatttctcttttcattaaCGTGTGATATTTTCTTTGGCTATAAATCCAACTATTTTTGGCTAATTAGTGTATGTTTTTTacatcttaatatttttttttttcaatctcattGGTATAAAATTAAGAAGTTAAAATCTAGGGTTTATTAATTCAGATATGTACATACGTGTTGAGAACAGCACTAGTACTACTGTTTTTAAGAACcaataatattagaataattatacataCGATCATAACGTGCGTAAACgccgcgtaatcattttgaaaaaaaatgaggtctactattaaaaaattcatttcttttatgtgggtctcatgttttatttattttttcaaagtgattacgcgacggttgcacaattcacgattccaaatatattttctcataatattaatatcagagaattaaaaggaaaaaacttataaattgttatgttttcaatatatatatatatatatagtttattaatattttcagagaaaaataataaagcgCATCAAAACAGTTGTATACATTTTAGTGGTCTATGCGCATAACCTTGTAAATCATTTAATGttattgtattaatataatttattttatgtaaataacAAGGTGGCCAACCCTCTCATATTGTGCTATGTGGGGCCAGGAAGCGCCCATAAATAATGACCTCCTTCAAGGGACCGGAAGTTGTAACTTGCCCTGCTGTTTCTcatcatattcttattcaatTCTGATCTAATTCCTTGGATTTGGAGATCAGTCTTCCCCTCCTTGTTAACTTCCTCATAGTGTCGACATGGGTTGCCAAGAAGAGCCTTTGGTTCAACAAGTCCGCGAGTTGTTTGAGCAAATCTCAAGCCTAAAGAGTCTTAAACCCTCCAAAGATGTCAACATGCTCTTCACCCAACTCGTGCTCACATGCATGCCACCAAATCCAATTGATGTAACCAAGCTGTGCAAAAGGGTGCAAGAAATGAGGTCAAAACTCATTAGGCTTTGTGGGGAGGCTGAGGGACTTTTGGAGAGCCATTTCTCTACCATCTTAGGTTCATATGAGAACCCTCTTGACCATCTCCATATTTTTCCCTACTATTCTAATTACCTCAAGCTTAGCCTCCTTGAATTCACCATCCTTACCCAACAATATTGCACCCAATATCATGTCCCTAACAAAGTTGCCTTTGTGGGCTCTGGCCCCCTTCCCCTTACATCAATTGTCTTGGCCTCCAatcacctcaccaccaccacctttcACAATTATGATATTGACCCTTTAGCCAATTCAATGGCTGTTCGTTTAGTTTCATCTGATCCTGACCTTTCAAAAAGAATGTTCTTCCATACCAACGATATCATGAATGTAACAACTGCTTTAAAAGATTACGAAGTGGTTTTCTTGGCAGCTCTTGTGGGCATGGACAAGGAGGAAAAGGTCCGAGTCATCGATCATTTGGCCAAGTACATGGCTCCAGGAGCTCTTTTGATGCTGAGGAGCGCGCATGGTGCTCGTGCTTTTCTCTATCCGGTGGTTGATCCTTGTGATCTTCGTGGATTCGAGGTTCTTTCGGTGTTTCATCCCACTGATGAGGTTATTAATTCAGTTGTCATTGCACGTAAATACCCAATGCCTACACACTCACTTGAGCAGCAGAGTCTTGGCCCCATGATACTGCCTAATTGCAAGTGTTCTGAAATCCAAGCCTTCAACCCTTTCAACCACGGCAACATGATTGAGGACTTCTCCATTGAGGAGCGCCAACTTTCCTAAACTCCTTAAATTTCACCAAGAAGTACTCTTGTCTGTGATGCTATAATATAAGCTGGGTATTGAGTCATTCAATTGCTTCTATCATATGTTCGTTGCAATATGTCTAACTTGTTTACATACCCACTCGAAGTATGTTTCCATTTTGTGTACTTCTAgcatcttgaaataaaaaggtttaaatgtgtgtttcagaatttttctctaCTTAAACTTggtaatctatttattttcagtAAAAGCTTGACAAGCCATGGCAGCTATATATCATTGGATATATATGATGGGAGATCATAAATGTTCGATCTTTTGAATTCTTGTATATATCAGCTTCTTACTAATTAAGTTCTCCATTTTCATAGTTTATTTTCTTGACCTAAAAGGAAAGGGCGCCCTCAGAAAAGACTTGATTAAGAATGATCACAGTACCGGATTGATCACAACAAAATTTGGcatcattttttaattcaattgatCATCTCTAAGTACTCCAAtcagttaacaagaaactttcAGTTATCTGTACATGCTGACAATTGGGCATGCTACAATAAAAATGGATATTTGTAATCATTTTTTGCGATGAAAACAGACTTATTTTAGCTGTGCAGAAAGATTTAATTTAGCTGATATCATGCCTGTTGTCTTAAACATCTTGATGTCAGTACTACTCCACTTTAATCTCTTCTTTCATGTGGATAACGTATCTTATACATGGGGATATCAGTGAGTGGAGGACAGGAAGAGAAAGCAGAGAAAAGACCAATTTGAGAGAGACCCATTTTTTGTTGGGTTCTgcaataatatttatgtttttgcaGTTACTACGGTTACTGCTGCATTAACgatacatacaatatatatcatgtatcaTATTGGTGGCTATCTTGCTTTAAGTACTGTTAAATATTGGACAGCAAGTTGTTTGGGAAAACAACAATTGTGTCTTGTCATTTTGTCTAATTTGTTAGGGGGAAAACAACAAATATTTCTGTCTACTCCTTTTgtcatcagctactattcaccgGCCTCAGATCCTACACctgacaattttttctttatttcttcataGGGTGTGGGGTGTGTGCGGTGAGTAGTACGTGGctgatgagaaaaattattttttatctatagtGGCTCCAAATCAACTCTAAAACCCTTGTAACTATAACATCCTATTTAAGATAAGATACTTCATTTAATTAAAGCCCATTTTAGGTTTTGCCGGATTAACTCCAAGGAATTAATTAAAACAACATTTTATTTGGTAGGCATGCAGGATCAATGTTATTATAAGCTAAGCTCCGGCCCTTTGACTACTACTACTTCACATGAATTGATATGTGTCAAAAGTACTTTGGTCCTAATTTTGAAGTAATACATGATGGTGAATGAAAAGTACTCTACATGgttattgaaataattaattaatatatgatgaaTGAACTGACTTTAGGTTAATTGATGATCTTAAGAAAAAACTTCCAATAGGCCAGACtgttacttattattattattttagcttAAATAATCTAGCTCGATCGATCCAGGCCCAGATTAGAAATAGAATTAAAGTTATTAGTGAGGAAGTTCGTTCTCAAATGGGTAAGGATCTCTTGAagtttttatacaaaattacaaactctaAGATTTAGAATGAGAAatctagcatatatatataaataataataaatgttgaATGAGCACGTACCTAATTAATAGTACGTAATTTCTCCAATTCAAGACCTTATAAAGAATTTGGACATAAACTCAAAGGAAATGTTAATCATTAATCACAcatatttgagaaaatataaactacTATGATCAGTTTTCTTGTTTGCCAAACATTACATGTTATAAACACACGAATgcaaagcatatatatatatatataagtacacaAATGATAATTGATCAACAATAAACAAACAAGGAGAAGGGTGGAGATCaggagaaaaaggaaattaattagGACAGTGTTTTCAAGACAAGACAAGGGGAGAGAGAGTACTCTAGTACTAGCTAGTGGAATAACTGTTTTAGCAAAAGTATTAAAGCGTCAAGAATCGAGATTAAGCTGGGTGTAATCCTAGCTTGCTTCTCATCTCATTGTTCTCATAACTATTTGATCATAATTACCCATCATATCATcacatatatacaaatatatatatatatatattttcattttcgtGCAAAATAtgagaccaaaaaaaaaaaattcatgtgcCATTTAATTAAGTGATCAACGTCTTAGCAAATAATTAAGTTTTGAGAGTGAGCGAGAATGTGTgaagtattaattaatattgtagttTATATAATTgaagcaattatatatattaatgtagaataatttttctcattaGTTACTATTTAATACTCCACATTCCATACCTTAAGAAAAACACCCAATACtcgatgaaaaaaaaaaaagtcaagtaCGGAGTAAATAGTAgttaatatataacaaaactcttttaatgttctttgtttttctttttgttaatttaattatataaaaagttcaTTGGCCTTCTTCTTCAAGTGGTCGCCAACCAACCACATCATTCGAGGGCATGCAAAAGATTGTCATGTCTGGCCGGCCTTAAAATTACCGAAAAGATCAAGGGGATCAATTAGATGTATCGATCATGATGTGCTCATAAACCTtggccaaaaagaaaaacaatatatagttACTCGATCGGTTACTGATCTCTCCTTAGTCATGTGAGTGATCATTATTGTACAATATTATAATTCCTTGGCAGGTTTTGTGGGTTTTACTTATTTTACACTCTTCCATAACTCCATAATGTCGACATAGGCTGCAAAGATGTCAACATGCTCCATCTTCCCCCAAACTATATATGCagacactttatatatatttggaaagcGGCCAACAATATTGCAGTAGCAAAAGTGCCTTTCGATCTTCATCCTGTGCTGATCATGATCCTTTCCCTGATGATCTCCACTTTTATCAATCGTCTAGGcagcacacacacacacacacacacacacacacacacatatatatatatatatatatatattctcaccTCACCACGACTTCTTATATCATTAACCTGATCTGATTTATCAGCCGGCCAGTTCTTCAAAGTAgtcatgctagctagctagcatatatGGTTTCAACTCATGAACCTGACCTTTTCATATTCAGTGTTCTTCATGAGCTCGATCCCTGCTAATGATATGAAGTATGTTATATCATGATTTCGCTAATTAGTACAATATTATGGCCTCCGGATGcttttttaataatcatatataGCTAGATGCATGGTGCTCTAGCTTTTGTCAATTATCTGGTGCATGCCTGATTCTTGTGGTCTTAATTAATCGGTTTGAGGTTCTTAGTTTCAATATCTCACGTACTCTTATTACTAGTTCAGTTATCGCGGTGCTagcttaaaaatatatatgttccatGTCTACGTACGCACGCACACCTGATCTAGAAGAGCTCTAAAAGACATTCAATTTCTGTAACAGTGAAAACAGGCCGATTGAGAAAGTCATGTCCGCTGATCAGAAGACCAAACAATCATCTctgatctctctttctctctctctccattatgAATTTTTGTCAGCTTGTTCATCTATGTCTGACATGTTTTGCTACTCCaaacatgcatgttttttttggtttcaatCAACTTCAATTTCAAGACAAAAGAAGGCCGGCTCAATCtgtttttagaaattttccTCTTTAATTGATCATTTGGTAATTAATCTAGTTACTAGAGAATAGATCAATTCGCATGGCGCCATGACATAATGCGCGCACATTTACGCGTGCAAGTTGCTTACTTCTTTAGATATAAGGATTGTTTCATCAGCTAGCTTGATCTTGCTAAGGTGGTGTTGTCTACTATTTTCGTAGTTATAGACTTGGCAACAAAATTATTagctatatttatattaaacgGTATTTCTGCCTTGCAGTACGttaattacttataatttgacttcatttttctaattccagtaggttatatataaatatatatatatatatatatatttatatatatatgctgatcaAGACGCTAATTGGTTTGTTGGTCCAATTCATGATGATTTTGTTGGTACGTAGCTATTGGCGGccttttatcttcattttataattcaaCGTTATGTTTCATGCCTCTTAATTTGTACATGCAGGATGACGTACGTCTTGTGCTTATAATATCTTATCTATCAAGGCCGCGTACCTGTAATTTCTTGTTAATTATATCTATGATCAAGGGgtgttttctttaattatctGTTCATCGACATGAGAtataatgactttttttttttttttttttttgggtaggGGGAATTAGCAACATGCATGGTTCTTGTCGGTCATCTTGTCAATGATCTGTGCATGATTAGTTCCAAAATTATAAGTTGGATGATGCATgcaggctatatatatatagctgtttccattttgtttaatttgcatGTATGTTTCAGATCAGTACTCTACCGCCCCTCAATATTGCATGCTTTCCTATCACATCCAATCTCATCATGTAGATCAATTGCTTAATTtgtaacataattaattaatttgacttaATTAGCCAGGCCTACATAATGCAAAGAGCTAGATCATCTGTCGtcgacttcttcttcttcttttaaataaaaagaagggaGTCCGATATTAATtgaataattctacatacaaccatgAAATACGTAAATGttgcgtaattattttgaaaaagagtggagtctactattaaaaaattaatttttttcatgtaggtcccatgttttattcattttttttaaagcgattacgcagcgatatttatacaattcatagttacaaatatcttttctcatatttaattaatataggTTATTTTTCCTAGAAGAagtccaaggaaaaaaaatgggataATTAGTAGTGGTACTGGGGAAATAATAAAGTGAATTTAATTAGAAGTGATCTGCAGACTAGGGATAGCAGGCTCATGATGattaaatacttatttttttgaGCTTTGAAACTCTCTTTCATGACAAATATCTAACAAATGAATAACAGCAAGATCGTACTCAGGTGTTCTATCTATTTCTACATCAAACATATGATAGATTTTGAGTGATCAGTTACATCAGATCTGATAGAGTTAgccatatgtgtgtgtgtgtgtgtattaaatTATGATGTCTGCATGATGAGATCAACTAAAACTCAGTGAAGTAGTACTTAAGgctaattaatttcttcataaaCTTGCACGAGGATTCTAATTACCAACATTAATTTTTTCCATGTATAatgccttttatatatatatatatatatatatatatatatatatatggcatcaAAATGCTTCCTTCCCCAATTATTTGTTGGGAAAGTTGACAGAAATTTGAAGCAATCATGCACAGAGTAATTAACTAGTAGGATTAATTTAGAGCGATAATGCAATTCGTTATCTaataagtattttcttaattattacatatataatacatagCAACATGCAGTAGATCATGATCCTCGAGATCGATCTCTACTTGATTTAAGCATAACATGGCGACCATATTACATGGAAACAGTTTGCCAATGATCAACCTAACCTTGCAACTTGTATTACCATGTCGATGATCAATTAGTTAGTAGCTTCTTAgtatgattagtttaaaaatatagattttttttccttttgattgaTAAACAATAAGAATTACTGCATTATGTTACATGATTAATAATGTTGGTGAAAAATCCAAATGAATCCAAGTATGTTCACTTCAAAGGCATTTTACCATTAAGCTAAATGTACAATtgtaatcaattaaaaaaaaaattgtcatccAAAGTATAATGATTCGAACAAAGTGATCGGATTCACAAATCTTGAATTATCTTATAATTGCATAAGGCATACAGAGACGACACTACATGTTAATTTTACATCTAGTTGCGTgacatatttgaataaaagaagtcaaattatttaaatcttcATGAATCagacaaaagtaaattcacaaatccTGAATTATCTTAGTTGCGTAAGGCATATGTACACGACACtgcatattaattttatatctagTTGCGTGAcgaatttgaataaaagaagtcaaattatttaaatctttATGAATAAGATAAATGTAgattcaaaaaccctaaaaatttaaataatagcTCAAGCATATAGCTAATATCCATATGATGTGGGTCCCACAATACCCATAGCTGATAACCACGGCCTTTAGAGGACAAGAGAtcattgtatttaatttaaCCTTGAATAGTGTCTTTATAATACCACTTTTTGTTTGCCTTGTTTGGAAGTCTCTCCCATAACCCCATAGTGTCGACATTAGCTGCCAAGAGCTTTTAGTAGAAGAAGAATTTGAGATGGTGAGCAAATCTCAAGCCTCGAGAATCTCAAACCCTCCAAAAGATGTGAACATACTTAACTTGTGCACACATGCATATATGCCACCAAGTCCAATTGATGTAACCAAGCTGTGAGGTCAAGCTCATTAGGCTTTGTGGGGAGTCTGAGGGACTTTTGGAGAGCCGTTTCTCTACCTTCTTGggctcacatgaaaacccactTGACCATCTCCATATTTTAGTTCACCAAGCTGCTTAGCCTCATTTGGTTCACCATCCATGCCCAACACACTGCACCCATAACCCTTTTAAAATTGCCTTTGTGGGCTCGGGTCCTCTTCCCTTACCTCAATTGTTTTGgcttctaaatttctaatcacCTTACCACCACGACCTTTCACAATTATGAATCATGATGTCGATCGACCCTTCAGCCAATTTGAAGGCTATTCGTTTAGTTTCACCTGATCctgacttatcaaaaagaatgtTCTTCCATACCAATGATAATCACATCATGAATGTAACAACTGCTTTACAAGATTATGAAGTTGTTTTCTAGGCAGCTCTAGTGGGCATAGTCAAGAATGAAAAGGTCTGAATCATCGATCATTTGGCTAAGTACATAGCTCCGGAAGCTCTTTTAATGCCGAGGAGCGTGCATGGTGCTTGAGCTTTGCTCTATCCGGTGGTTGATCCGTGTGATCTTCGTGGATTCGAGGTTGATCTTTCGGTGTTTCATCCTATTGATGAGGTTATTAATTCAGTTGTCATTGCGCGAAAATATCAAATGCCTATACAGTAGTGCTTGTCCCAAACATATCATGTACCTGACATCTAAACCATGTATCCGAACCTATTTTGGAGAAGGGAAATATTCTAgcaataaatgaattatataaaaataatttcataaactaatgtAGCGTAATGCAGTTcatcagattgtaaatttactttcATTGTAAAGCAGTTCAATGAATCAAATGAAGCCACGTCAACTTGTGGGATTGTTATTTTGTGATTCCTTTGTGGATGCAATAGTACTTTTTGAGAAATTGGCAGTACTTGATCAGATTCAACTCTCAAGACATCCATCTATGACTGCTGGACAAAGCCACAAGGAACTGGCTCCTTCTGTCATGCATGACTAGTTTACTTATAGAATAATGATAGTCTTACCACTCTTCTACTAtccttctattattttttttaattttttaaattttctttttaaattttcttttacttaatagataagaaaatgattattagtaaaattgtatattttttaaattttttcttaatgattaaagatatttaaaaaaataaaaataaaaaaacaaatactaaaAGTAGTAAAGTGGTGGTAAAAGAGTTGTAAATTTATCGATACCCTTacttatatattacatatttccAACATGCATGTTTGATATTTTCATTCTATCTGCTGGCAATGTAATCCATTTCACTGCAAAAACTAGAAATTGGATCCttctattgctttttttttattatttttttaaaaaatctactaaatgcatataatatatatatatatgtgtgtgtgtgtgtatatatatatatatatttaacttcTTTCATTTACTTGAGAGATCTCTCTGTTTTCATCTTTAACTTGGAGCAATCCATTTCTGAATTTTGTTCCGAgtgtcttttatttcatctcccTAGTGAAGTTGCATATGTCTATTGAAGGGAAAAATACAGCTTTTAATTTCTGTTGATCCAAAAGTCCATTTAAGGTTCAATCTGTCTCAATTGATCATGCACTCATAAAATCAATTGCTTTATTTATGATGgacatatcaatttataagccAAAATCTATATCCCATGTTCAAAATTAATCTCAAATTTGTGACACAACACCTATTTTTTCATTCTTAATCAAACATCATGTATTCGATCGTTGTTCGCTTACTAGGTTCAACTTTGTGCTAGCCTAAAATGCAATGTGACAAAGTCGGGGCATGTTTGGACACtgagaatttttcagaattcttaaaatttttcataatttcattctcaaacctcacttaaatataaaatgctttttaatttttaaattttctatctaatcattacctgatcattatttaaacacaaaaatcaataaaaaaatttcaaaattcaaaacaaaaataattaaatttttttagaagtccaaactaattgaattttttttttttttaagatcttccttcatttataagtaaaaaatcaGGCTCTGTTATTTGGTCATGCACAAGACTCGAATCTCCCTTCAACCTCAAAATCACGCAGCTGTCAACTTCGAAGAATCTTTGAGAGGCCCAGTTTGCAGGGAGACTTCTCTTCTTGAAATTCCAATCAGCATCTATTGCCTTTTTCTGGAGCCAACTGCAGAGAGGAGTTTTTCACAAGCTTCTGTCGTAGTTTGGTCATGTGTATCTTAGCAAAGCAAACTGCTTTAAAAGTGGGTGTGACGAATAACATCCCTCCTTAAAATATCACTCATATCACATCAGCACTAATGAGATGACAgtgtccaatatatatataaaaaaaaatattaatcttaacaaaaaatctactcaacctcctattatttatacaacctccacactctatattatttttaatttttattatttttttcttttattaaatatttattatataaataatgaataaaaaatttaaaataatttaaaaagaataaactcaaaaaaaaatttaaaaaaaatattaaaaatttaaaaaagtgtagaaTGTGGAGTGTGATGAagattgtgtagcaaagctctaatCTTAAATACAGATTTAggatgtataaatatatatttgagtaatgtttaaaaaaatcactCACACTTTATACTCATTGCATAactacttttaattaattatttttaacactcacttgaagagatgtgtggtctacataataccacatcatatatacaaaatagatactctcaatagtgacttctatctatatttattctttagttAAAATACTTGAAACGTTAAGAAAAACTTCTAAAAGAAGGTATATGCAGGGGGAGGACTTTTCACTGAATAACTTCTATTTAgataaaatcaagaaattttattcgaaaaatcaaatgatcataacattatatttttgaactaaATAAGATATTAATTATTCGCCTATCTTCCATGCATCAAGATAGATTCATTACTTCTTTCTTCTTAATTATATAGATAGCAAATTTATCACAGGTTCAATCCTACCCAGAACTCCTCATCTCATCTTGCTTTCTTATCTTCTTGATCATTTTCAGTATAATGGGGAGCTATAATCAAAGTTTTCTACAGATTCTTATAAGAGGAAgcaaatgacaaaaaaaaagcTGCCTTTGAGTGTACTTAGTTCGCTACAGCAGATCAACAtgacaaaacatatatatatatatataggattacaGGCAATAATCTAACCAGAATATGATGCTTGCACTAaaaccaaattataaaaataaaaaaaataaaaata
Protein-coding sequences here:
- the LOC108981230 gene encoding nicotianamine synthase-like, coding for MGCQEEPLVQQVRELFEQISSLKSLKPSKDVNMLFTQLVLTCMPPNPIDVTKLCKRVQEMRSKLIRLCGEAEGLLESHFSTILGSYENPLDHLHIFPYYSNYLKLSLLEFTILTQQYCTQYHVPNKVAFVGSGPLPLTSIVLASNHLTTTTFHNYDIDPLANSMAVRLVSSDPDLSKRMFFHTNDIMNVTTALKDYEVVFLAALVGMDKEEKVRVIDHLAKYMAPGALLMLRSAHGARAFLYPVVDPCDLRGFEVLSVFHPTDEVINSVVIARKYPMPTHSLEQQSLGPMILPNCKCSEIQAFNPFNHGNMIEDFSIEERQLS